The following coding sequences are from one Mycobacterium bourgelatii window:
- a CDS encoding SAM-dependent methyltransferase: protein MAQDDRRRWDEKYRSRGPAAVDTLQPPDFLRPYLDVVPRAGHALDLACGQGFAAVWLARRGLSVRGVDISPVAIEHARALSVLSGVSERCRFDTFDLDDGLPPGPPVDMIVCHQFRDRRLDAAVIERLAPGGLLAVCCMSEVGADPGRFRAKPGELTEAFAELDLIATGEGEGSAWLVARARSSPRNSPRSSPRKQ from the coding sequence GTGGCGCAGGACGACCGTCGCCGTTGGGACGAGAAATATCGCAGTCGCGGGCCGGCAGCGGTCGATACGTTGCAGCCGCCCGATTTTCTCCGGCCGTACTTGGACGTCGTCCCTCGCGCCGGACACGCTCTGGATCTGGCCTGCGGCCAGGGTTTTGCGGCGGTCTGGCTGGCGCGCCGTGGCCTGTCCGTCCGGGGTGTGGACATTTCACCGGTGGCCATCGAGCACGCACGGGCACTTTCCGTGCTCAGCGGCGTATCCGAGCGCTGCCGGTTCGATACTTTCGATCTCGACGACGGGTTACCGCCCGGCCCACCCGTCGACATGATCGTGTGCCACCAATTTCGCGACCGCCGGCTCGACGCTGCGGTCATTGAGCGTTTGGCACCGGGCGGTCTGTTGGCCGTGTGTTGCATGAGCGAAGTTGGAGCCGACCCCGGACGATTCCGCGCCAAACCCGGGGAGCTGACTGAAGCTTTCGCGGAACTCGACCTCATTGCTACCGGCGAGGGCGAAGGCTCCGCCTGGCTCGTGGCGCGGGCTCGAAGCAGCCCCCGAAACAGCCCCCGAAGCAGTCCGCGAAAGCAATAG
- a CDS encoding acyl-CoA dehydrogenase family protein translates to MSELFPAYRASWETDEHRLLRKHAAEFMFREATPNQERWAREHQVDREYWRKQGAAGLLGVDLPERFGGAGGDFGYSAVIAEEQALAQDTASGWVVHSPIGAHYINSYGTEEQKQRWLPRVISGDLVIAIAMTEPGAGSDLQGIRTTAVRDGSEYVINGSKTFITNGSHCDLVIIVAKTDPSAGAAGVSLIVAETAQLQGFERGRVLEKIGLHGQDTRELFFTDMRVPTANLLGEKEGLGFYQLMEQLPRERLIIASQCAGLAELAVLEAIRYTKQREAFGRQLIKFQHNRFELAALKAETLSIKTTVDHCIQEYIDGINDPATASMAKLIAADKSVEVVDKCLQFFGGYGYMMEYPIARLYTAARVSKIYGGTSEIMKEIISRSL, encoded by the coding sequence GTGTCCGAGCTCTTTCCGGCTTATCGGGCCAGTTGGGAGACAGACGAACACCGCTTGCTGCGCAAGCACGCGGCCGAGTTCATGTTCCGAGAAGCCACACCCAACCAAGAACGCTGGGCCCGCGAGCACCAGGTAGACCGGGAGTACTGGCGAAAGCAGGGCGCCGCAGGCTTATTGGGCGTCGATCTGCCCGAGCGGTTTGGTGGCGCCGGTGGTGATTTCGGCTATTCGGCGGTCATCGCCGAGGAGCAGGCCCTCGCGCAGGACACCGCATCTGGCTGGGTCGTGCACTCGCCAATCGGGGCGCACTACATCAACTCCTACGGCACTGAAGAACAGAAACAACGGTGGCTGCCCCGAGTCATCAGTGGGGACTTGGTCATTGCGATCGCAATGACCGAGCCGGGGGCGGGATCGGATCTGCAGGGAATTCGGACCACCGCGGTGCGCGACGGTTCCGAATACGTGATCAACGGATCGAAGACCTTCATCACCAATGGAAGTCACTGCGACCTGGTGATCATCGTCGCCAAGACCGACCCGTCGGCGGGTGCGGCGGGAGTCTCGTTGATCGTGGCCGAAACCGCGCAGTTGCAGGGGTTTGAGCGCGGGCGAGTGTTGGAGAAGATCGGTCTGCACGGGCAGGACACCCGCGAGCTGTTCTTCACCGACATGCGCGTGCCAACGGCGAATCTGCTGGGAGAGAAAGAGGGTTTGGGCTTTTACCAGCTGATGGAACAGCTGCCGCGGGAGCGGCTGATCATCGCCTCGCAGTGCGCCGGTCTCGCCGAGTTGGCAGTGCTCGAGGCGATCCGCTACACAAAGCAACGAGAAGCGTTCGGACGGCAGTTGATCAAGTTCCAACACAACAGATTTGAACTGGCCGCACTCAAAGCCGAGACTCTGTCGATCAAGACCACCGTGGACCACTGCATCCAGGAATACATCGACGGCATCAACGACCCGGCGACGGCGTCGATGGCCAAGCTGATCGCCGCCGACAAATCCGTCGAGGTCGTCGACAAGTGCCTGCAATTCTTCGGCGGCTACGGCTACATGATGGAGTACCCGATCGCCCGGCTCTACACGGCCGCGCGAGTGAGCAAGATCTACGGCGGCACAAGCGAAATCATGAAGGAGATCATCAGCCGCTCGCTCTGA
- a CDS encoding enoyl-CoA hydratase-related protein has translation MERRVLEAVIYEREPPIARIILNRVDKANTKDAQLVHEVDDCLREADRDKEIKVVILKANGKGFCGGHVARWGPDENPYPEFGDTFEDLYKGTADLFLWPTLYLWEFPKPTISQIHGYCVGGGIYLGLLTDFCVASEDAYFQMPLAQTLGEPGGHTMIEPWLLMNWHRTMDWLLLAPTLSAQQALDWGLLNRVVPREDLEDVVEEMARRISQIPLTTLMAVKNNVKRAWELMGMRVHLQVSHILTNMVGAASDVAARRAELMQSGMNPREYLSHREQTQNRTPEA, from the coding sequence ATGGAGCGGCGCGTCCTCGAAGCGGTCATCTATGAACGCGAACCGCCGATTGCGCGGATCATCTTGAACCGGGTTGACAAGGCCAACACCAAGGATGCCCAACTGGTTCACGAAGTCGACGATTGCCTGCGCGAGGCGGACCGCGACAAAGAGATCAAGGTGGTCATCCTCAAAGCCAACGGAAAAGGCTTCTGCGGCGGGCATGTGGCTCGTTGGGGTCCCGATGAGAACCCCTACCCGGAATTCGGTGACACATTCGAGGACCTCTACAAGGGCACGGCCGACCTGTTCCTGTGGCCCACGCTGTATCTCTGGGAGTTTCCCAAGCCGACAATCTCCCAGATCCACGGGTATTGCGTGGGTGGCGGCATCTACCTCGGTCTGCTGACCGACTTCTGCGTCGCTTCCGAAGACGCTTATTTCCAGATGCCGCTGGCGCAGACCCTCGGTGAGCCCGGCGGTCACACCATGATCGAACCGTGGTTGCTGATGAACTGGCATCGCACGATGGACTGGCTGCTGCTCGCGCCGACGCTGTCGGCGCAGCAGGCGCTCGATTGGGGTCTACTCAACAGGGTGGTGCCACGAGAAGACCTCGAGGATGTCGTCGAGGAGATGGCGCGCAGGATCTCTCAGATTCCGCTCACCACCCTGATGGCGGTAAAGAACAACGTGAAGCGCGCCTGGGAACTGATGGGCATGCGTGTGCATCTACAGGTCAGTCACATCTTGACGAACATGGTGGGCGCGGCATCCGATGTCGCGGCTCGCCGCGCCGAACTCATGCAGTCCGGGATGAACCCTCGCGAGTATCTTTCTCACCGCGAGCAGACGCAAAATCGCACACCGGAGGCCTGA